One genomic segment of bacterium includes these proteins:
- a CDS encoding S16 family serine protease produces the protein MFPMELDPRLLSSLPYPGEEGIRRVIRVLLAIVSRRIIPYFRKNRGTDPIDLAKAREQLFIQRLEDDTGAIKILSFVEPMEKGWGLLVQERIFDYLAFVIPSDPDSRLGDGTREEKKMLALAEFLLRHELEHVLYKENSEQEVILNDVRFAMEMRKEDPTYYRALAESLGDEMNGIMGRRYLNILEHAQQGKPLEGLVGRLLDEYTVVLAQSPTSFLERILPNLDAKIQAGVLGYCFRQSRNTALSLTRRAGWMEKLLGLLRVILARARKAQDVLEAFKERWGMASLLHELDVPETLWEGKGSKELLELLNKTLDSRQEVKPPSAGPPPVSEPPQQAPAEKSLKDRIGEAAMDPLFPREVLEVIEKNKLNAVGHSGSKYSELIETLLAIPWGKLQPIEVSPEQFQEGLNRSHYGLEKPKEILCDFFSNLIWRYRKLGPRSEKWAQWKKTGSSFLLVGPPGVGKTSLAISVAQNLSIPYHKISLGGMKDEADLRGHGFTYEGSKPGAIVQGLIRMGVMNGMFIMDEADKTEKFAIATLLEILDPEQNHLFHDKFTQTTVDIDLSNSHFILTANTLETVPPPVANRCEIIFLDRYSVEEKIAIAKQYLIRRVREKHQISEKEIFFDPDQEKELLRLLVRNYTHEAGVRELERAIRTLFLRIQRKEILGKGVSCFCITRESIKEFLDEPQPPRKINPEDRIGEMLALGVNPEMGIGSVIPIQATSLPGVSRQAAGRTLSVIHATGNIERVMDESRKVATTALFQCASELGLDMKDLDEPVHLHFMGASSRKDGPSAGGAIALALASLLSGKPLRRDVAMTGEIDTRGRITAVGGIDLKLETAFEAGCKTMIIPSENLRGEEGLERLPRSLREELQILSFQQWQEPHEPFDYNHHLLQVVAVEDLVQAARVAFVEQEELCCLENLFQEHAQKVAPLVRASAEGGLFLVLIKDVEEMDPCLLEPSYWEKCGGCVLLVTPAKDPKALDRLDPLRGWLEVREFDPRSSSLKDSLRQILSQTPRWGQPNRISISAPFFFLQRDGISPSALKADQALGSLRLFSNNYTIQRVKIKACKAILNQVYFQMNSLEDSELEHCPFLTRLNETWVVDLSFIPEKYRLDVQRAEKILTRCLNSWLKVIEG, from the coding sequence ATGTTTCCCATGGAGTTGGACCCAAGGCTGCTAAGCTCCCTTCCCTATCCCGGGGAGGAGGGAATCCGCAGGGTTATCCGCGTGCTTTTGGCCATAGTAAGCCGAAGGATAATCCCCTATTTCAGGAAAAACCGGGGAACCGATCCCATAGACTTGGCCAAGGCCAGGGAACAACTTTTCATACAGAGACTCGAGGACGATACAGGAGCCATCAAGATCTTGAGCTTTGTGGAACCCATGGAAAAAGGTTGGGGCCTGCTCGTCCAGGAAAGAATCTTTGATTACCTGGCCTTTGTTATCCCCAGCGATCCTGACTCCAGGCTGGGTGACGGGACGAGGGAAGAAAAGAAGATGCTGGCATTGGCAGAGTTTCTTCTGCGCCACGAGCTGGAGCACGTCCTCTATAAGGAAAATTCCGAGCAGGAAGTGATATTGAACGATGTTCGTTTCGCCATGGAAATGAGAAAGGAGGATCCCACGTACTATAGGGCCCTTGCCGAATCCCTCGGGGACGAAATGAACGGAATCATGGGGCGTCGTTACCTGAACATACTGGAGCATGCTCAGCAGGGAAAGCCTCTGGAAGGCCTGGTTGGAAGGCTCCTGGACGAGTACACGGTGGTATTGGCCCAGAGTCCCACTTCTTTTCTGGAAAGGATACTGCCCAATCTGGATGCCAAAATCCAGGCCGGAGTGCTGGGATACTGTTTTCGTCAAAGCCGCAATACAGCCCTTTCTTTGACTCGAAGGGCAGGATGGATGGAAAAGCTTTTGGGACTCTTGAGGGTGATTTTGGCCAGGGCCAGGAAGGCCCAGGATGTATTGGAGGCCTTCAAAGAGCGCTGGGGCATGGCCAGCTTGCTACACGAGCTGGATGTTCCGGAGACGCTCTGGGAGGGAAAAGGCTCAAAGGAATTGCTGGAACTCCTCAACAAGACACTGGATTCACGCCAAGAGGTCAAGCCTCCTTCAGCTGGGCCGCCCCCTGTGTCAGAGCCTCCCCAGCAAGCTCCTGCTGAAAAAAGCCTGAAGGACCGCATTGGAGAGGCAGCCATGGATCCACTTTTCCCCAGAGAGGTCCTGGAGGTAATCGAGAAGAACAAACTCAATGCAGTGGGGCACAGCGGCTCCAAGTACAGCGAACTGATAGAGACCCTCTTGGCCATACCCTGGGGAAAGCTGCAACCCATAGAGGTTTCTCCAGAGCAGTTCCAGGAGGGTCTTAACAGAAGCCACTACGGCCTGGAGAAGCCCAAGGAAATCCTTTGCGACTTCTTCAGCAACCTGATCTGGCGATACCGCAAACTGGGGCCCCGTTCAGAGAAGTGGGCGCAGTGGAAAAAAACGGGAAGCTCTTTCCTCCTGGTGGGCCCTCCCGGCGTGGGCAAGACCTCATTGGCCATTTCCGTGGCCCAAAATCTATCCATCCCCTACCACAAGATCTCCCTGGGCGGCATGAAAGACGAAGCGGATCTCAGGGGACACGGTTTCACATATGAAGGCTCCAAACCAGGAGCCATAGTGCAGGGCTTGATCCGGATGGGGGTGATGAATGGGATGTTCATCATGGACGAGGCGGACAAGACCGAGAAGTTCGCCATAGCCACCCTCCTGGAGATCCTGGATCCGGAACAGAACCACCTCTTCCACGACAAGTTCACACAGACCACGGTGGATATAGACCTTTCCAACTCACACTTCATACTGACCGCCAACACTCTTGAAACAGTGCCACCGCCTGTGGCCAACCGATGTGAAATCATCTTTTTGGACCGATACAGCGTGGAGGAGAAAATAGCCATAGCAAAGCAATACCTGATCCGCAGAGTCAGGGAGAAACACCAGATCTCAGAAAAAGAAATATTCTTCGACCCTGATCAGGAAAAGGAGCTTCTTCGCCTGCTGGTGAGGAATTACACCCATGAAGCAGGTGTGAGGGAGTTGGAAAGGGCCATACGAACTCTCTTTCTGCGCATCCAGAGGAAAGAGATCTTGGGAAAGGGGGTTTCTTGCTTCTGCATAACTAGGGAAAGCATTAAGGAGTTCCTGGATGAACCCCAGCCTCCCCGCAAAATAAATCCCGAAGATCGCATAGGCGAGATGTTGGCCCTGGGGGTTAACCCAGAGATGGGAATTGGAAGCGTCATTCCCATCCAGGCCACATCCTTGCCAGGGGTTTCTCGGCAAGCGGCTGGACGGACACTGAGCGTTATCCACGCCACAGGAAACATAGAGCGGGTAATGGACGAGAGCCGCAAGGTGGCCACAACCGCCTTGTTCCAGTGCGCCTCTGAACTGGGCCTGGACATGAAGGACTTGGATGAGCCTGTGCACCTCCATTTCATGGGGGCCTCTAGCAGAAAGGACGGGCCCTCTGCAGGGGGGGCCATTGCTTTGGCCTTGGCATCCCTCCTGTCCGGAAAACCTCTGCGCCGGGATGTGGCCATGACAGGAGAAATTGATACCCGCGGACGCATAACGGCTGTGGGCGGTATAGATCTCAAGCTGGAGACAGCTTTCGAGGCCGGCTGTAAGACCATGATAATACCATCTGAGAACCTCAGGGGAGAGGAAGGATTGGAGAGACTCCCTCGTTCCCTGAGAGAGGAACTCCAGATACTCTCTTTTCAGCAATGGCAAGAGCCTCATGAGCCTTTTGATTACAATCATCACCTCCTCCAAGTAGTGGCAGTGGAGGATTTGGTGCAGGCGGCCAGAGTGGCTTTTGTGGAGCAGGAGGAACTCTGCTGTCTGGAAAATCTGTTCCAAGAACACGCCCAGAAAGTTGCTCCCCTGGTTCGAGCCAGTGCCGAGGGTGGACTCTTCCTGGTGCTAATCAAAGACGTGGAGGAGATGGACCCTTGCTTGCTTGAACCATCTTACTGGGAAAAGTGTGGGGGCTGTGTGCTTCTGGTCACTCCTGCCAAGGATCCCAAGGCCCTGGATAGGCTAGATCCCCTCAGGGGCTGGCTTGAGGTAAGGGAGTTTGATCCTAGATCCAGCAGTCTCAAAGACTCCCTGAGGCAAATCCTTTCACAGACCCCAAGATGGGGCCAACCTAATAGAATCTCCATCTCCGCCCCTTTCTTTTTTCTCCAAAGAGACGGCATAAGCCCTTCGGCGCTCAAGGCAGACCAAGCACTTGGAAGCCTTAGGCTTTTCTCCAACAACTACACAATCCAGAGGGTAAAGATAAAGGCCTGCAAGGCAATCTTGAACCAGGTGTACTTCCAGATGAATTCCCTGGAGGATAGTGAGCTGGAGCATTGTCCTTTTCTGACCAGATTGAATGAGACATGGGTGGTTGACCTTTCCTTCATTCCGGAGAAGTACAGGCTAGACGTGCAAAGGGCCGAGAAAATCCTCACCAGATGCTTGAACTCATGGCTTAAGGTGATTGAAGGCTAA
- a CDS encoding gluconeogenesis factor YvcK family protein, with the protein MEMRVHVCGQARGPLVAVGGGAGPSLVARALPLELERLVAIVCTTDRGSSTGVCRRLFQMPAPGDIRATLATLAGLSGQESWAWVLEKRLRCEDNGDLNGMALGNLILAGLFQEEKNLGLAVSKMARLLGICGTVLPVTTQDSDLEAILEDGSLVKGELEVRRKGKAPIRELRWHGQAPQASPGVVESLRDAELVILGPGCFYTSLLPCLLVQGVVEAIRARKGGCIYLCNTTTTPGQTEGFSAARHVAELLKVLGPGALDGVILHQGSMPEKTVTAYEVLGVAPIEVTQEDLDQILSMGVRPWLHDLTEPPASRPRVLHKVDTIRHDPVKLGLALRDAARELGINLEVRP; encoded by the coding sequence ATGGAGATGCGCGTGCACGTCTGTGGGCAAGCTCGTGGGCCCCTGGTGGCTGTGGGAGGAGGGGCTGGGCCCTCTTTGGTTGCCCGGGCGCTACCCCTGGAGCTGGAGCGATTGGTGGCCATTGTGTGCACAACAGACAGGGGCAGTTCTACGGGGGTCTGCCGAAGGCTCTTCCAAATGCCTGCACCGGGGGACATAAGAGCAACTCTTGCCACTCTGGCGGGTTTGAGCGGACAGGAGTCCTGGGCCTGGGTCTTGGAGAAGAGACTCAGGTGCGAAGACAATGGTGACCTAAACGGCATGGCCCTGGGGAATCTCATTCTGGCAGGCCTGTTCCAAGAGGAGAAGAACCTGGGCCTTGCCGTGTCCAAGATGGCCAGGCTACTGGGGATATGCGGGACAGTGCTGCCCGTGACCACCCAGGATTCGGATCTGGAGGCCATCCTGGAAGATGGAAGCCTGGTCAAGGGGGAGCTGGAGGTCAGAAGAAAAGGCAAGGCTCCCATAAGAGAGCTAAGATGGCATGGACAGGCCCCTCAGGCCAGCCCAGGAGTTGTGGAAAGCTTGAGAGATGCCGAGCTGGTAATCCTGGGCCCCGGCTGTTTCTATACCAGCCTTCTTCCATGCCTTCTGGTCCAAGGGGTGGTAGAGGCCATAAGAGCTAGAAAAGGTGGGTGCATTTATTTGTGCAATACCACCACAACCCCAGGGCAGACAGAAGGTTTTTCTGCGGCCAGACATGTGGCTGAGCTACTGAAGGTTCTGGGCCCAGGCGCACTAGACGGTGTTATCCTCCATCAGGGCAGTATGCCTGAGAAGACTGTGACAGCCTATGAAGTCCTGGGGGTGGCCCCCATAGAAGTGACACAGGAGGATCTGGATCAGATTCTCTCCATGGGAGTTCGTCCATGGCTTCATGATCTCACAGAGCCCCCTGCCTCCAGGCCCAGGGTGCTTCACAAGGTAGACACGATCCGACATGATCCTGTGAAGCTAGGCCTGGCCTTGAGAGATGCAGCCAGGGAGCTTGGCATAAATCTGGAGGTCAGGCCGTGA
- a CDS encoding YihY/virulence factor BrkB family protein, with amino-acid sequence MKGPSEERMALVGTKFIRIIKMTALGFMEDRCLLRASALTYTSLLSLVPFLTIAFAVLKGLGFEQRLELLLLEQFTPASQEVISKIMDYVDRTNASSLGVAGTVGLLLTAIMTMRNMEAAFNKIWKVARGRSWVSTISNYVSVLLIVPICGLVALSLTTYFNSPGIVERMASVWILADFHRLVIRWSPLVILWVAFTACYALVPNTKVKLGSAMLGGILAAILWQLAQWAYVRYQFGVARYHAIYGALSQLPILMVWIYASWLIVLLGAELARAHEQADRPQLHKTITVYPQAILEVLGAVSLRFATGQSPFRVGELLQISPMEPSLTRSCLEILQRLGWIAPCPEESDLVVFQKDPSQMDLSELVEQGEPMGKDGPAAFILEQIQSSLKQSLKGRKVAELVAQGIGGLPGTSPLPEKNEKG; translated from the coding sequence ATGAAAGGCCCTTCAGAAGAAAGGATGGCCCTGGTGGGGACCAAATTCATAAGAATCATCAAGATGACTGCCTTGGGTTTTATGGAAGACAGGTGCCTGCTAAGAGCATCGGCTCTCACCTATACGAGCCTGCTATCCCTGGTGCCCTTTCTCACCATAGCCTTTGCCGTGCTAAAAGGTCTGGGCTTCGAGCAAAGACTGGAACTCCTGCTCTTGGAGCAATTCACCCCGGCTTCTCAAGAGGTCATAAGCAAGATCATGGATTATGTTGATAGAACCAATGCCAGCTCCCTGGGCGTGGCAGGCACCGTGGGCCTCTTGCTGACTGCCATCATGACAATGCGCAACATGGAGGCTGCCTTCAACAAGATATGGAAGGTGGCAAGGGGAAGAAGTTGGGTCAGCACCATCAGCAACTATGTGAGCGTTCTTCTCATAGTGCCCATTTGCGGGCTAGTGGCCCTGAGCCTGACCACTTACTTCAATAGCCCTGGAATCGTGGAGCGCATGGCGTCTGTCTGGATCTTAGCCGATTTCCATAGGCTGGTCATAAGATGGAGTCCTCTGGTGATCTTGTGGGTGGCCTTCACAGCCTGCTATGCCTTGGTGCCCAATACCAAAGTCAAACTCGGCTCTGCCATGCTGGGGGGAATCCTGGCCGCTATTCTTTGGCAGTTGGCTCAATGGGCATATGTGCGATATCAATTCGGGGTGGCCAGATACCATGCCATCTACGGGGCCCTGTCGCAGCTGCCGATCTTGATGGTCTGGATTTATGCCAGCTGGCTGATCGTACTTCTGGGGGCAGAGCTGGCCAGGGCTCATGAGCAGGCCGATCGTCCCCAGCTTCACAAGACAATTACTGTTTACCCCCAGGCAATCCTGGAAGTGCTGGGGGCTGTAAGCTTGAGATTTGCCACAGGACAGAGCCCTTTTAGAGTAGGGGAGCTACTACAGATCTCCCCCATGGAGCCCTCGCTTACCCGCTCATGTCTGGAGATACTTCAGAGACTGGGTTGGATCGCCCCATGTCCTGAGGAATCTGATCTGGTGGTTTTCCAAAAAGATCCTTCCCAGATGGATCTTTCGGAGCTGGTTGAACAAGGCGAGCCAATGGGGAAAGATGGCCCTGCAGCCTTTATCCTGGAGCAGATTCAATCCTCTCTGAAGCAAAGCCTCAAGGGCCGCAAGGTGGCTGAACTGGTAGCCCAAGGCATAGGGGGCCTTCCTGGCACATCCCCTCTGCCTGAAAAAAATGAAAAGGGATAA
- a CDS encoding 2-oxoacid:acceptor oxidoreductase subunit alpha has product MEQERVEQVKSILAPGDYYLSGNEAAAEGAIACGCDFYAGYPITPSSEIMERMAQRLPELGRRFVQMEDEIGSICALIGASWAGARAMTATSGPGFSLMMEGLGYAVFTETPLVVMDIQRAGPCTGQATRVGAGDIMQAKWGMHGDVQIIALSPWSVQEMYQFAIESFNLAERYRVPVVLLGEEAVGHLRERIRIPEEIPVVRRDRSKNSPPFGTQDPAGIPPMPAFGDGACLLVTGSTHDPWGIRRTEDPEVHRRLVERINRKILDHREEICKTEQYLTEDAQEILIAYGFTARSALYAVKRLRQKGRKVGLLRLQTLWPFPEHVVRPLGQRVERILVPEMNLGQVMGEVRKVVQCTVEGYHQVNGEIIHPQAIVDAVERRG; this is encoded by the coding sequence TTGGAACAGGAGAGAGTGGAGCAGGTTAAAAGCATTTTAGCTCCGGGAGACTACTATCTTTCCGGAAACGAGGCAGCAGCCGAGGGAGCCATTGCCTGCGGGTGTGACTTTTACGCAGGGTATCCCATCACACCTTCCTCAGAGATCATGGAGAGGATGGCCCAGAGGCTTCCTGAGTTGGGCAGACGTTTTGTGCAGATGGAGGATGAGATAGGTTCCATCTGCGCCTTGATAGGAGCCTCCTGGGCCGGGGCCAGGGCCATGACTGCTACTTCGGGTCCTGGGTTCAGCCTGATGATGGAAGGGCTTGGTTATGCTGTGTTCACTGAGACCCCCCTTGTGGTCATGGATATTCAAAGAGCAGGACCCTGTACCGGACAGGCCACCAGGGTGGGTGCAGGGGACATAATGCAGGCCAAATGGGGCATGCACGGAGACGTCCAGATAATAGCCCTGAGTCCTTGGTCGGTCCAGGAGATGTACCAGTTTGCAATAGAGTCCTTTAACCTGGCTGAGAGGTACAGGGTGCCGGTGGTGTTGCTGGGGGAGGAGGCGGTGGGCCATCTCAGGGAACGCATTCGGATCCCTGAGGAGATTCCAGTGGTGAGAAGGGACCGCTCCAAGAATTCCCCTCCCTTTGGCACCCAGGACCCTGCAGGAATTCCTCCCATGCCGGCATTCGGGGATGGGGCTTGCCTGCTGGTAACTGGCTCCACACACGATCCATGGGGTATCCGCCGAACAGAGGATCCTGAGGTCCACAGGAGGCTTGTGGAGCGAATCAACCGAAAGATCCTGGACCACCGTGAAGAGATATGCAAAACAGAGCAGTACCTTACAGAGGACGCACAGGAGATTCTGATTGCTTACGGCTTTACGGCCCGAAGTGCTCTTTATGCAGTGAAGAGATTGAGGCAGAAGGGCAGGAAAGTGGGACTCTTGAGGCTCCAGACCCTTTGGCCCTTTCCCGAGCATGTGGTTCGCCCTCTGGGCCAGCGGGTGGAAAGGATACTGGTGCCGGAGATGAATCTGGGCCAGGTGATGGGGGAGGTTCGTAAGGTGGTGCAGTGCACTGTGGAGGGATATCATCAGGTAAACGGAGAGATCATCCACCCCCAGGCCATTGTGGATGCTGTGGAAAGGAGGGGCTGA
- a CDS encoding 50S ribosomal protein L11 methyltransferase encodes MRRSGLRVGVIHTVGSVCRCAEAISQGLRALGHLPVLVDSALVEAQAKELAEHCELVFDHTDTFEGRGLLRATVRMILEGRGARLVGSPGRVCFLADDKAAAKAVMARAGIPTLPSVVLSPGNRVVPQWLRPPWVLKSTSEHMSRGICIAKTQTELEEKLEAVAEKGRYCAWMVESHVPGIELAVPVLEIKGSPLVLPVVEMQEACGEKILDENFKRLEFRDHRKDLLLANLDPSLDRELRLMACKAFEVLGLRDYARFDVRVSEDGTPFFLEANVTPSLEPFEAMAFSARLAGMEYPELISRMLESALERYGEGGLKTHDSLDVQLPVGNLKILIPRGVHAPAQSTLEMARIMDVRPGEEVLELGCGCGVLSIVAAKMGAKRVVAMDLDPASLEATLINARLNRVEQTVEVRAGSWFQVLDPVAEKQGFHVILATPPQTPSPRPMGPKYGGPEGLWHIKRILRSAPRFLKPAEGRLWLLAISLVNQQELFRLLEEFFQKVEVASISMRTFGPEEYEALQPGLFGYIQDLAQEGKAWVGQSESGNLAFRNLCIRASFPREVP; translated from the coding sequence GTGAGGAGAAGTGGTCTGCGGGTTGGTGTTATCCACACCGTGGGCTCGGTTTGCAGGTGCGCCGAGGCCATTTCCCAGGGCCTGAGAGCCTTGGGACATCTGCCTGTGCTTGTGGATTCGGCCTTGGTGGAGGCCCAGGCAAAAGAACTTGCAGAGCATTGTGAGCTTGTTTTCGATCACACAGACACCTTTGAAGGTCGTGGCCTTCTAAGGGCTACGGTAAGGATGATACTGGAGGGAAGGGGGGCCAGATTGGTGGGGTCGCCAGGGAGGGTTTGCTTCCTGGCGGATGACAAGGCTGCTGCCAAAGCAGTCATGGCCAGGGCCGGGATTCCCACCTTGCCTTCTGTTGTGCTTTCGCCAGGAAACAGAGTGGTTCCCCAGTGGCTGAGACCTCCTTGGGTACTTAAGAGCACTTCTGAACACATGAGCAGAGGGATTTGCATTGCAAAGACTCAAACGGAGTTGGAAGAGAAGCTTGAGGCCGTGGCAGAAAAAGGGCGTTACTGTGCCTGGATGGTTGAGAGTCATGTCCCAGGTATTGAGCTGGCAGTTCCGGTGCTGGAAATCAAAGGCAGCCCCTTGGTCTTGCCTGTGGTAGAGATGCAGGAGGCCTGTGGGGAGAAAATACTGGATGAGAACTTCAAGCGACTGGAATTTCGCGACCATAGAAAGGACCTGCTTCTGGCAAATCTGGATCCCTCGTTGGACAGAGAACTCAGGCTAATGGCGTGCAAGGCTTTTGAGGTCCTGGGGCTGAGGGATTATGCCAGATTCGATGTGCGGGTGTCAGAAGATGGAACTCCCTTTTTTCTGGAAGCCAACGTGACGCCCAGTCTGGAACCCTTCGAGGCCATGGCTTTTTCGGCCAGGCTCGCAGGCATGGAATACCCGGAGCTGATTTCCAGGATGCTGGAGTCGGCCCTGGAGAGATATGGGGAAGGGGGTCTCAAGACCCATGATAGCCTGGATGTGCAGCTGCCTGTGGGAAACTTGAAGATCCTCATTCCAAGGGGGGTTCATGCCCCAGCCCAATCCACGTTGGAAATGGCTCGCATTATGGATGTGCGGCCAGGAGAAGAGGTTCTGGAACTGGGATGCGGCTGCGGTGTCTTGTCCATTGTTGCGGCCAAGATGGGAGCCAAGAGAGTGGTTGCCATGGATCTGGATCCAGCCAGCCTGGAGGCCACCTTGATCAATGCAAGGCTAAACCGCGTGGAGCAAACAGTAGAGGTGAGAGCCGGATCCTGGTTCCAGGTGCTGGATCCTGTGGCGGAAAAACAAGGTTTTCACGTGATCCTGGCCACCCCACCTCAGACTCCCTCCCCTAGACCCATGGGCCCCAAATATGGAGGGCCTGAGGGATTGTGGCACATAAAGAGGATCTTGAGATCAGCCCCCAGGTTCCTCAAACCAGCAGAAGGCAGACTATGGCTTCTGGCCATTTCATTGGTGAATCAGCAAGAGCTCTTCAGGCTTCTGGAAGAGTTTTTCCAGAAGGTGGAGGTAGCCTCAATTAGCATGAGGACTTTTGGGCCCGAGGAATATGAGGCTCTCCAGCCCGGTCTTTTCGGTTACATCCAGGATCTTGCCCAGGAAGGAAAGGCCTGGGTCGGGCAGAGCGAGTCAGGAAACCTGGCTTTCCGCAATTTGTGCATTCGAGCCTCTTTCCCAAGGGAAGTACCATGA
- a CDS encoding glycosyltransferase: MELGVAVRILAAETLTPQDLEAALRSFKPDVLHVHHAYKAGRLLWENNGLKEAVPFVVSPAGTDLDLDVRSRQRTRVIRHIVDRAKFLIVQSQEMGARLTERLGQVSSKVVMVPKACAWFGDEPYDLRAKVKAGPRDVLFFLPAGIRPVKGNLEFLKKMEKLQALRPNLKAVLAGPILVPSYGKKVLKEVERLHTFACWIGSIPPEAMKDAYRGADVVVNSSFSEGLSNAIMEAVSQGRPILASDVPGNRWPLMGSGDMEPCAILYDPNDPWDMVKKALVLMDDKDLRQRLSAACMAKARQWPSPLEEAKQLASIYQECLSI, encoded by the coding sequence ATGGAGCTGGGTGTGGCGGTCCGCATCCTGGCTGCTGAAACCTTGACCCCCCAAGATCTGGAGGCTGCTTTGAGGTCCTTCAAGCCTGATGTGCTTCACGTTCATCATGCTTACAAAGCTGGTAGACTCTTGTGGGAAAACAATGGGTTGAAGGAGGCTGTCCCTTTTGTGGTATCCCCGGCAGGAACGGACCTGGATCTGGACGTTCGTTCCAGGCAACGCACTCGGGTCATAAGGCACATTGTTGACAGAGCCAAGTTCCTCATAGTTCAAAGCCAGGAGATGGGAGCCAGGCTTACTGAGCGATTAGGACAGGTAAGTTCCAAGGTTGTCATGGTGCCCAAAGCTTGCGCCTGGTTTGGCGATGAGCCTTATGATCTCAGGGCAAAGGTCAAAGCAGGCCCTAGGGACGTGCTCTTTTTCCTGCCTGCTGGGATAAGGCCTGTGAAGGGGAATCTGGAGTTTCTGAAAAAAATGGAAAAACTTCAAGCTCTGAGACCCAACCTGAAGGCGGTACTGGCCGGGCCCATCCTGGTTCCTTCCTATGGGAAAAAGGTCTTGAAGGAGGTTGAAAGGTTGCACACCTTCGCCTGTTGGATAGGCAGCATACCCCCGGAAGCCATGAAAGATGCATACAGGGGCGCGGACGTGGTTGTAAACTCCTCCTTTTCCGAAGGGCTTTCCAATGCCATCATGGAAGCCGTCAGCCAGGGCAGGCCCATCCTTGCCAGCGACGTACCTGGCAACCGCTGGCCTCTGATGGGATCAGGGGACATGGAACCCTGCGCAATCCTCTATGATCCAAATGATCCATGGGACATGGTGAAAAAGGCCCTTGTGCTTATGGACGACAAAGACCTGCGCCAGAGGCTCTCAGCAGCCTGTATGGCTAAGGCAAGACAGTGGCCCAGCCCTTTGGAGGAAGCCAAACAACTGGCCAGCATTTACCAGGAATGCTTGAGCATATGA
- a CDS encoding PilZ domain-containing protein, which produces MNDPSSGSQRRELYRIVYPLKARPRLILAGESCPVMDLCERGIRFQYLGARGLGMGETVHGVVLFPDGTSLSIEGTVMRVQGKQAVLHLGTPISHAKVLQQQRYLLMHFPGYE; this is translated from the coding sequence ATGAATGACCCATCTTCGGGCTCCCAAAGAAGAGAACTTTACAGAATCGTCTATCCCCTTAAGGCCAGACCTCGTCTGATTTTAGCCGGAGAGTCATGCCCTGTCATGGATCTGTGCGAGCGAGGGATAAGGTTCCAGTATTTGGGAGCCCGTGGCCTTGGGATGGGCGAGACCGTGCATGGAGTGGTGCTTTTCCCAGATGGCACCAGCTTGAGCATTGAAGGTACAGTCATGAGGGTGCAGGGCAAGCAAGCGGTGCTCCACCTGGGAACACCCATATCTCATGCCAAGGTGCTCCAGCAACAGCGTTACCTCTTGATGCATTTCCCAGGTTATGAGTAA
- a CDS encoding ChbG/HpnK family deacetylase, whose translation MKLLIVNADDMGADQSRNQGIWKGIEAGAITSVSVLANGPASHEAMEKLQKQGTQRISVGLHFNVSEGRPLCGRLSLLVGDEGFFLGKKACLKLLLHEADEALKKEVALELKAQLDWVLSWGIPITHIDGHQHVHIFPAVVDVILEHAKAAGIAWIRFPLEERPLVRVKKHEDAEAVAFSSLARAVREKIRSSGLRTPDFFCGLHWKGLICAGLLKQMVRRLPHGITELMVHPGKEGGQKKTGPFSSFSGPQRQRELEALLDPEFRGMIKKYEIILTGFPKEG comes from the coding sequence ATGAAACTGCTGATTGTGAACGCCGATGACATGGGCGCGGATCAAAGCCGCAACCAAGGCATATGGAAAGGGATAGAGGCTGGGGCCATAACCAGCGTCAGCGTGCTTGCCAATGGCCCGGCAAGTCATGAGGCCATGGAGAAACTCCAAAAACAAGGCACCCAACGGATTTCCGTGGGACTGCATTTCAATGTTTCCGAAGGCAGGCCCTTGTGTGGCAGGCTGAGCCTTCTGGTAGGTGATGAGGGCTTTTTCCTGGGAAAGAAGGCCTGTTTGAAGCTGCTCTTGCATGAAGCTGATGAGGCTCTCAAAAAGGAGGTGGCCCTGGAGCTGAAGGCACAGTTGGACTGGGTGCTTTCCTGGGGGATTCCCATTACCCACATTGACGGCCATCAGCATGTCCATATCTTTCCGGCGGTTGTGGATGTAATTTTGGAACACGCCAAGGCAGCCGGTATTGCGTGGATCCGTTTTCCTCTGGAAGAGAGACCCCTTGTGAGAGTAAAGAAACATGAAGATGCAGAAGCAGTGGCATTCAGCAGTTTGGCCAGAGCTGTGAGGGAAAAGATCAGGTCCTCGGGATTGCGAACCCCCGACTTTTTCTGCGGCCTTCATTGGAAAGGACTCATCTGTGCTGGACTTCTCAAGCAGATGGTTAGAAGATTGCCCCATGGCATCACAGAGCTCATGGTGCACCCGGGAAAAGAAGGGGGACAGAAAAAAACGGGGCCTTTTTCATCTTTCTCAGGCCCCCAGAGGCAAAGGGAGTTGGAGGCCTTGTTGGATCCTGAATTTAGAGGCATGATAAAAAAGTATGAGATCATTTTGACCGGATTCCCTAAAGAGGGATAG